CACGTGGTGAGATTAAAGATACATCTATTATCAGAAGGAGGTATTACATAGATTTCCGTCCTTAGCAATTGCCTTCCGTAACTTGGAGACTTAAAATTGGATCCCGTGTAATCCTATTAAAAGTCCTCGCTAAGTTAACTTTTAGTTTTTATTAAATAACGGAATATTTTTAAATAGTTTCTTAGATTATATCCTCATAGAATAAAAAGTATAAATTAAAATTATAAAAATCTTTTAGAATAACGGCATAATATACTCGTAAGCTATAAAAAGTAATCAATATTTTAACTAGAATATAAAATATTAATTATTAAGTAAGAGGACAATTAGAAAAGAGTATAAGTATTTCCTTGTCGCGTATGGGAAAGCCCTATTAGATAACTCTTCCCCGTTGCCGGGTTGTACACAGCGAGTACTTGTATTCCAGACTCGTACCACTTGCGTGAGGAGCACTGGTAGTTCCCGTACCTGTTCTCTGGAGTACGGTTTGTGGTCGAACATATCGTCTTACTACTACCGGTTATTGCTTAATGCTTTAAGACATTCCTCCCAAGCTTCCTCTAACGCTTTCAGTAAGTTAAGTTTAGGCTGAACGTATCTGCTAGGTTCCTAATGCCTGCCCTCCAATCAAGGCCATGAACGCTAGGGTTACTGTCACCAACCCGTTCGCCCCTGATATCCCTACTACGGAATTGAACGGTTTGAAGAACTCACTCTTTGCAAAGATCAACTCCTTCCCGAACCCTTCTTAATCAAACCTAAAAACTTTATCAGTAATACCGGGAATTCCGTGGGAAAAATAAGACATCTGCTCAATTTATACTTGGTTAGACCTAAAAGGTCAAGGTATTGCAGTATACATAACAACACTGTACGGAGATATGATTCCCATTTCTTCACAGATTTTAGGTGTATTATATACGTTCTAATTTGCCCTTGACTTTCAGGGTCTGACTAAGTATAATATTTCTGCATATATTGAAAAGGTGCTCACACTATAAGATTTATTTGACATGTTTTAGACGTCTCCAATCTTCTCAGGGAGTCTCTCAACCGATCTTGGTCAATTTTAAATGTGGGCTTAACGCTGCTTTTTTCAGTCCAATTTTTATCGGCGTAAAACTTACTTTTAATTAACACCGATTTAGAATTTAAGAAAAATTAACGAGCTTAACGCCTAAGGAAATTGAAGTGCACAGCAAATAACTTAACGTTAACTTAAATAAAATTTGAAGTAATGCAAAGAGCACCAGAATTGAGTGTTCGTTGACCGAGACGTTGCTTACATCGTAATCTAAGGGTTAATTTCAGAGGACTGGTTAGAAGTAATCCAAATTATAACCAGGATTTAACTTCATCTATCATATCAAATACAACTCCGTCCCTTCCTCCAATTAGTAATTTCCCTGACAAGCCCTCTATCCATTCCTTCCTGAAAGCGCTCTTGCCGTAGGCTGCCCCCATTATCGCTCCCACTATTGAAGTAATGGTATCGTTGTCCACGGTGTAATTAACTGCCTCCAAGATGGCCCTCTGCGGATCTCTAAACTTCTTAATAATGAAGAGAATGCAGGGTAAAGTTTCGCCTAGATATGCCCCCGATCCTACTCTTTCACAAAACGTGATGGTATCCTCGCCTCTCTTTATGGCGTTATCAACTTCTTTCGTTAATAACTCTTGAAGGGTTACACCGGGGACGTTTGTTTTGTAGTGTTTTTTTCCTATGAATTTGATTATCCTTTCGGGGAGATCTTTCGTGGGATCTTCAATTGGATTGATCACGAGGCTCCTGAAGAGTTCTGCAAAGGCTATGGACGTACCTATGGCTAGGGGGTCGTTATGAGTTATTATCGCGTCCAGGACAGAGTCCACGAGGTGATTTTCTTCCTTGAAGCTAGGGAGTATAACTGGGGATATTCTCATGAGCGCTCCGTTTCCGGCCGACTCAATCCCGCACTCAAACCACTTCATTCCCCTTAGGTATCTTCGTCTTACCTCGGACGTGGAAATCCCTATACCGTAAATTTCATGGGAAAAGAAGGTTCTTGCTAATTTTTCAGGGTTGAGATATCCATCTTCCAGGATAACTTTGACCGTGTCGAAGGTCAACTGGGTGTCATCTGACGGGAGTCCGACCCCATTTCTTCCGTCGAAGGTGATGTAGTCCTCTATGAACCCGTATCTCGAGAACCTCTCCTCAGGGTCCATCAACTCTGTTGTATTCCCCAACGCGTCCCCTATGGCTACTCCCAGTAACATTCCCTCCACTCTATGGAGGTTTGGGCGTCCTCTACTTGTTTGAGTGCCCAAGATCTCCTCTAAGTTGTGGGCGTTTATCCTCTGCTTAGACATCAGTTCGCGAAAAAGCTGAACGTTTTTACTAGTCATGAGATAGTATATAACTTAGTTTTTTATAAGCTTTATAAATTATGTAGACATTGTTTTTGACTAAATTATTCCTCAAGGTATTATACCTAAAAAGAGGTCGATACAGTAAAAATATTTGGTGTACAAAAATTGTTTTCCTTGCCTAGATTTAATCTTAAAATTTTTAATAAGGTGGAAATATACTTATATTTTTATTTTTCGGAATTTTCTCTCACATAGAAATTGCGTTATTTTTAGTAAAACACAGCTGGCTTTCCTCAATGACCATGAATTTTATAATGGGCACTGTAGTCCCAAGTGAGTCGGTTATTAGCGTAAGCTTACCTCCTTTTAGAAATGATAATCACTATTATTATAATAAGGATAACTAGGACTAATACTAGTGCTAATATTCTTGTAAAGCTTGACGAGCCGCTAGAAGTAGTACTCTGGGGCGTAGTGGTATGAATTATAGTCTCTGTAGTGTTATTGACTATAGTGATAGTAGTAGTCTCTGTAGTTGTGGTGGTACTTATTACAGTAGTGGAAGTAGATGTTTCGGTCTTAGTAGACGTTGTCGTGCAAGTTTGGGAAGTAGATGAGCTGCTACTAGTACTTGTTTTCTTACAAATAACGTAATGTGGGTAGAGGACAAGGGGACCGGTAACCACAACTTCGTTACTTGACTCGTTTAATACATAAGTCGTCCCGTCTACCTCTATTACCTTAGGTAAGAATATTATTGAGCCGTTATCGTACCATCCTTCTACAGTACCGTTAGGTAAGACTACCTTTACTAGCCATTGGAGTATCTCAGACACTTTCACGTCTATAGGAGAGCTGACTACAAACTCCTGCGGAGAGGCAGAAATGCTCAGCCTCGAAGTCTGGTTCAAATAGAAATATTCTGGGATTTCAATTCTTGATCCTTGTATGTAATAACTGCTAACAAGTGTTGAATTAGTACCGTTTATGATTGCTGGGACTGAACTGACGTTGAGCCTAACGTAGTACTCTAATACGAAAGGTACTTTGATTACTAGGGGACTGTCTATGACGTAAGTGTAGGCTTTGGTAATGTTATAAATCTCCCCTTGCCCTACTTGGATCACTTGAGGTGGCACAGTAACTCTTGTACTTATATTATACCACCCTGAGACGAACTCTTCCCTTACACCGTTAATATAAGCTACGACTTGCGGACAAACGCTAACGTAATACTGGGTCATATACGTCGCAGTTATCTCATAGTCCCCTTCCTTTTTAATAATGATATTACTCAAGTCAGTACCGTTTACGCTTACCAATAAGACCCTAGCCGTATTATTTAAATACTCTAGTCTAACAAATGTTATATTAGCGGGCAACACTACTGTGTATGTGCGGTTAGCGTAATATAGACTACCGTTGACATAGTAATATGGGAAATTCGAAATCACGTCTATAGTAGCTGTCTCTATAGGCTTTATGCCTACGTACTCCAACAACGCGTCGAAGTCAGGGTTATCCCAAAGCCCAAAGTGGTCGCCTCTAGCGCCGTTATAATTCCATTCGCCGATTAGGTTTATCCCCATCGACTCCAGTTGTGATATTACGTCTTCGTAATAGTGTATAGTATCGTTATAACCTACGGTAGAATTGAACTCTATATAGGTAGTCGAAGAGGGGCATATATACCCCTTCACGTCACCGTCGCGGAAACCTACTTCGCCGATAAAGAAATTTACACTCCGCTGGTTAGCGAAGCACTTTAATTCTAAAATTTGGGACACGTAATTACTTGGGATAGACACTACTCCGTTAACGTAATTATACGAAGGGTATGGATATACGCTGTACCCCAAGTAATTTAAGGTTATGTCGTTAGACTGCAGGTACTCGAATACGGACTCTATAGAACATACCGTCTGGCCCAGATCTGTATAGTAAAAAAGTTCAGCGTTAGGCAACACTTGCTGTATTAAAGAATAAGCTTTGAGATACCCGCAGTTATTTAATTTATTCATCTCAGATAACCCTAGGACTAGCTTCTCACCGCCGTTAGTGATGCCAGCTATCTTGTGGAGCGTGTAATTGAGGAGCACGACCTGGGCGGGGGTTATACTCTCTATGCACCCTCTCCAATGGTCTGTCGTTAAGAAGAAGTTAATAAAGACAAGGCTAGAACGATTGTAGACTGTCTTGAGCTTTGATATCTGTGTTGAGATCCAATAACAGTTGCACTTATAACTCAGTGCTTGCTTTAATGTTACGTTTTTGTCACCCAGGCTATAGGTGTTGAACGCGAAGACTATACCTATCACTATGTGGGGCAAATAAGGTAGTAATGACGTATAAGTCCCATTAGAAGGTCCCCAGGGTACGAGCCAGAATAAGAACTTTGGGTCTACTGAAGAAAAAGTGCAAGCTTGAAAGTGGATAATAGCTACCCCGTTTATTAGTATTAAGAGTATTAATATAAATTTGAATAGAGCCTCCATATTAATAACAATCTTGAGGCCCTCCTTAATAAATTTTTATTATATTACTATTTTATGTAGCGCTTTAATTTTATAAAGGTTAGCGTAAAATTTACTTTTGATTAACGTCAATTTAGAATTAACTAGCTTGACGCAAAGAAAATTGGAGTAAACTGTAAATTGCAGGCAAAGCCCAGTTATACGCTAATGGCTGTCGTCCTATTTTAACTATGTTAAAGGTTATTACCAGACTTGCGCACAGTATGATCGATTTCAACTGACTTGGGAGTCCACAGGTTGGGAAGTAGGTCGGCTCACTGCACCAACGGAGAGGGACGGGTATCCAGGGCCTTTACGTCTCTGCGGGACTTCTCTGTCTCTGATCTCTAATACTATAAAAATCTGAGTAACCGCGAGACATTACATGTTTAAATAACCGTAAAAACAATAAATTAATTGATGGTTAAGATCCTTCTAGCTACTGACATCCATCACCCCTCAGATAAACTATTTATAATATCAAGGGCTATAGAGACCGTGAGACCTGACGCTATAATAATCTCCGGTGACCTCAGCGTAGACGGTAAGGTAGGTGACATTGAGGAATTGTTTAGGAAGTTAAGGAAGGTAAGTAAAAACGCTAGGATAATCGCAGTCTTGGGGAACCACGATTTATACCTCCACGGGGGAGACACTAGTAGTGTCGACAAGGTAGACAGGATATATAAACATGTGGAAAAATATAACGTGGAATTACTAGACGTCTTAGGTAACGTTGAACTCGGCGATTATAGGGTAGTGGGTAATGTATGCTGGTACGACTACTCTTTTGCACCGGGTTATAAGTATATTGACTATGTTAACTGTAATCCATATGGTTTCAGTAAAGAGTATATTAAGGAAAACTGCTTAAAGGAATCCTTTGATTTATGTAGATGCCCTAGTTGGCATAACGACTGTATGTTTACTGACATAGACGCGCAGAGTTTTGCAAAGCTAAACAAGGAAAAAATTAAGAGGGACTTAAAGGGTAACAGCATAATTGTGACTCATCACGTCCCTTTAAAGGACTTAATAGTACAGAAGTCATTCTTTAATGCCTATGACGGGCAGGACATGAGCGATTTATTGGACGGGAGGGTAAAGTATTATATTTATGGGCATTTGCACGATAATTCTATCCCGAAGAAAGTAATAAATGGTATTACTTTTATAAACGCCTTCAAATACCAGATCAGTCTTAAGGTGTATATACAGAATGCAGTCCTTGAACTTTGAGCTTGATTACAGAGAGAGTATATCTATATAAGACCTCAGATAGAACAAGACGCAGTTCGAAATTTCGAAAGTTAGAATTTTATTATGTGCACTAGGTCTGATGAAAACCTTTAATCTAGTTAAAATAGAACAACTGCTATTATTATGTGAGACTTATGAAAGAGGTATCTCAAGTAGCCAAAAATGTTAAACGTGAGTGTGTAGTATCAGCGGTCATCTTATTTGGTAGCTTTC
This genomic interval from Acidianus sp. HS-5 contains the following:
- a CDS encoding ADP-ribosylglycohydrolase family protein → MTSKNVQLFRELMSKQRINAHNLEEILGTQTSRGRPNLHRVEGMLLGVAIGDALGNTTELMDPEERFSRYGFIEDYITFDGRNGVGLPSDDTQLTFDTVKVILEDGYLNPEKLARTFFSHEIYGIGISTSEVRRRYLRGMKWFECGIESAGNGALMRISPVILPSFKEENHLVDSVLDAIITHNDPLAIGTSIAFAELFRSLVINPIEDPTKDLPERIIKFIGKKHYKTNVPGVTLQELLTKEVDNAIKRGEDTITFCERVGSGAYLGETLPCILFIIKKFRDPQRAILEAVNYTVDNDTITSIVGAIMGAAYGKSAFRKEWIEGLSGKLLIGGRDGVVFDMIDEVKSWL
- a CDS encoding metallophosphoesterase; this encodes MVKILLATDIHHPSDKLFIISRAIETVRPDAIIISGDLSVDGKVGDIEELFRKLRKVSKNARIIAVLGNHDLYLHGGDTSSVDKVDRIYKHVEKYNVELLDVLGNVELGDYRVVGNVCWYDYSFAPGYKYIDYVNCNPYGFSKEYIKENCLKESFDLCRCPSWHNDCMFTDIDAQSFAKLNKEKIKRDLKGNSIIVTHHVPLKDLIVQKSFFNAYDGQDMSDLLDGRVKYYIYGHLHDNSIPKKVINGITFINAFKYQISLKVYIQNAVLEL